From a region of the Citricoccus muralis genome:
- a CDS encoding FBP domain-containing protein produces MIALTEEAIRSSFVNASRRERTDANLPPTWASTLWESLDYLGWRDPKLPGRAYAVIPVETGRLVGIMFRQAEASVGLRMMCAWCEDVWLNSEVVFYGAKRSGAAGRQGNTVGTYVCRDFNCSENVRRDPPLPYQGYDMEAARNTRIMQLQQKAAAFAMNL; encoded by the coding sequence ATGATCGCTCTCACGGAAGAGGCCATCCGCTCTTCCTTCGTTAATGCCTCCCGGCGTGAGCGGACCGATGCGAACCTCCCGCCGACGTGGGCGTCGACTCTCTGGGAGTCCCTCGACTACCTCGGATGGAGGGATCCCAAACTCCCCGGCCGCGCCTACGCCGTCATCCCCGTCGAGACTGGACGTCTGGTCGGCATCATGTTCAGGCAAGCCGAAGCCTCCGTGGGCCTGAGGATGATGTGCGCATGGTGTGAGGATGTCTGGCTCAACAGTGAGGTGGTCTTCTACGGGGCCAAGCGTTCCGGTGCGGCCGGCAGGCAGGGGAACACCGTGGGGACCTATGTCTGCCGGGACTTCAACTGTTCGGAGAACGTGCGCCGTGATCCGCCTCTGCCCTATCAGGGCTATGACATGGAGGCGGCCCGGAACACCCGGATCATGCAATTGCAGCAGAAGGCCGCCGCGTTCGCGATGAACCTGTGA
- a CDS encoding MarR family winged helix-turn-helix transcriptional regulator gives MDLNATDVEALRHIIAHNAAGASVTARELATHLDISTASTAKLLNRLSESGHVQRHPHPDDRRSVIVTATGHAHAEIREWLTDMHQRMLEIAHGVPEESRQAVTDFLESMTDCLDPEVVDDTPDP, from the coding sequence ATGGATCTGAACGCCACGGACGTCGAGGCATTGCGCCACATCATCGCGCACAACGCAGCAGGGGCATCGGTGACGGCCAGGGAGCTTGCGACCCACCTGGACATCTCGACGGCGTCCACGGCCAAACTGCTCAACCGCCTCAGCGAGTCCGGCCACGTCCAACGCCACCCCCACCCCGACGACCGACGTTCGGTGATCGTGACGGCCACCGGACACGCCCATGCGGAGATCCGTGAGTGGCTGACGGACATGCACCAGCGGATGCTGGAGATCGCCCACGGCGTCCCCGAGGAGTCCCGCCAGGCCGTCACGGATTTCCTAGAATCGATGACGGACTGCCTCGACCCGGAGGTCGTTGACGACACACCAGACCCATAG